The uncultured Sphaerochaeta sp. genome includes the window CGATGCCGGTCTGGGAAGACGGCAGTGGTTACCGCACCAGTGTCTGGGGTGGTACCGGATTCGCCATTACCAAGAGTTCAAAGATCAAGGACATCGTGTGGGATGTGCTGGATGATGCATATATGTCCCTTGATGGTCAGCTGGATCGTTATAAGACGATCAACTTCTATCCCACGATGTACGAAGCTCTCGATTCCCCAGCGGTAACCGAGGAAGAGCATCCGTTCTTTGGTGGTCAGAAGATCGGTGCAGTATTTGCTGATGTGGCGTTGGAGACACCTCCACTATGGCAGAGCCCAGCCCGTCCGTTCCTCTTGCAGGCAATGGTGGACAATCTTCCCCTGTTCATCGATGGCAAGCTCTCATCCAGTGAGTTGGTTGATACATTAGTTGAAATCACTGAACGTGATGCACAGCTGTAAGATTTGGATATTTCTTTGGGGGAGGAGTTCGCTTCTCCCCCCTTGCTCTCTTTTTTGCTAGGAGGTGATGATGCGCACGACGATGTACAAGAGGACACCCTATTTCTTTATACTTCCAGCTTATTTGGTGTTCCTGGTCTTCATGTTTGGCCCGATGATATTCTCTTTGGTGGTCAGCTTTTTCAATTGGACCGGGATCAAGAGTCCTGAGTTCAATGGGTTGGATAATCTGAAGGGGATTGCCACCGATTCGGTGTTCTGGCTCTCTGTCAGGAACACCTTGCTCTACAGTGCGGTAAGTCTTTTCGTCGTGGTTCCGCTCTCTCTTCTCCTGGCCCTTGCGCTTGATTCGCCCCACCTCTGTGGACGACTGGTGGTCAGGGCAATCTATTTTGCTCCTATCGTTACTTCTACGGTGGCAATCTCACAGACATTCCTGATGTTGTTCAATACAAATTTTGGCTTGATCAACAGAATGCTTGGTGTTCCCATCGACTGGTTGGGCTCGCGTACGCTTGCCTTGATTCCTGTCATCGTGGTGATCATCTGGCGCTGGTTGGGATTGACCAGTATTTACTTCTTGGCAGGGCTGCAGGGAATTGACCGGGAGCTCTATGATGCAGCGAAGGTTGATGGAGCAACAACCATGCAACGATTTTTCTCGGTAACACTCCCACAGCTCCGTCCGATCACATTCTTTGTCTCCATGATCATTCTCATTGGCTCGATGCAGATCTTCGATGAACCACAGATCCTTACCGGGGGTGGTCCTTCCAATGCAACCAGGTCGGTGGTGCAGTACCTCTACCTGAGAGGGTTTACACAGTTCCGCTTTGGCTATGCATCGGCAATTGGCCTGGTATTGTTTATTGCCATTGCCTCATTCTCTGTAGTGCAGATGAGGTTGAGAAAGGAGAGTGACCTATGAGAAAACACAGTCGTCTTTCAGCCGGTGCCTGGGTGATGAATATTGTGGTATGGGTTGGTGGTGCATTTATGCTGCTTCCCTTTATCTGGATGGTCAGCTCGTCATTCAAGACAACCGAGGAGATTTTCCAGCCGGCAACGTTCCTGCCCGAAAGCCTTGATGGCGGCAACTATGCAAGGCTGTTTTCTTCTTGGCCATTTTCTCGCTGGATTCTCAACAGCTTGATCGTTGCCTTGTTTACCACCGTACTGGCATTGGTGATCACAAGTCTGGCAGGCTACGCGTTTGCAAAGTTTCGCTTCAAGGGACGGGGAAAGCTGTTTGCGGTACTGCTTTCCTCAACCATGATTCCTTTCCCCATTCTGGTGGTTCCCTTGTTCGTGGTTACCAGTAGGCTTGGAATGACCAATTCGCTCATTTCCTTGATGCTTCCCTTCATCGCTCCCCCCATTGGAATTTTTTTGATGAACCAGTATGCATCCTATGTTCCCAACGCGCTGTTGGATTCAGCAAAGATTGATGGGGCCGGGGATCTGAGGATCTTCTTCCAGATTGCCTTGCCGATCATGGTGCCTGCCTTGGCAAGTTTGGGCATTATCACGTTCATTAACAGTTGGAACAACTTCCTCTGGCCCTTAATAGCCATTCGGCAGGAGTTGTCCATGACCCTCCCCATTGGTATGGCGAACATGCTTACCGGGGTATCGGCAGGGTCAGCGCCGCCCTACGGGCCGGCAATGGCTGCCTCGACGTTGGTTTGCATCCCTACCGTTGCAATCTTCCTCGCAGTGCAGAAGTATTATATACGAGGCCTGACAGCAGGTGCTGTCAAGCAATAAGGATAAGGCAGATTACATGAGAGAAAAGATAGATCTACGTGGCCAGTGGCAGGTGTTTCTTGATGAAGTGGACAGGGGACTTTCTGAGAAGTGGTATGAACCGGCTTCCTTGGTAGGGAAACATGCACATCCAATAACGCTTCCAGGAAGCCTTGAGCTCTCAGGTATTGGGAGCCCTATAACCAGCAAGACTGAATGGGTAGGTTCTCAGTTCGGTAGTGAGTTCCTGGAAGACCCGCTCTATGAGCCATACAGAGGGGATGATGCCTTTCGCTTCCCCTACTGGCTACAACCGGAAACACGATTTATCGGCCCGGCGTGGTATGTAAAGCATATTACCATTCCAAAGCATACCAATAATTCCTGGCAGTTGGTACTCGAGCGTCCACACTGGGAGACTCGTGTATGGCTGAACGGAGATTTTATTGGGTCCTGTGACAGCCTGTGTGTTCCACACCGCTATGACCTTCCTGGATTGGAAGATGAGGAAGCAGTATTGGTCATTCGCGTTGATAACCGGATGATACATGAGGTAGGGCCCAACGCTCACAGCATTTCCGATCAGACCCAAGGACCGTGGAATGGGATTGTAGGAAATCTGGAGCTGGTTCCAGTAGCCCCTCTCTCTTTGGGTGAGGTCAGTGTATTCCCGAATACTAGGGGTAATGCAGCGCTTTGCATGGTTAATGTCGAGAACCATGGACAACAGGAAACTGAGGTTGCATTACAGTTTAAGAGAGAAGGGAAAGAAGCTGCCACTCTCGAAAAAACCGTGAAGCCAGGGACAACTGCTTTTCATTTGGAGCTTACCGAGGTTCCTCTCTGGGATGAGTACGCACCAAACCTTGAGGATGTTCAGATACTGCTTTCAGCAGAGGATGCTGTACTTGATGAGAAGTCCCTCCAGATTGGCCTCAGAAGTGTAGAGGCCAAAGGAAAACATATATTGGTGAATGGGAAGCAGGTATTCCTCCGAGGGACGGTGGAGTGCTGTGTTTTCCCGAAGACCGGCCATCCCCCGATGGAAGAGGGATACTGGGAGTACCTCTTCTCCCAGAGCAAGGCATATGGGTTGAACCATGTCCGTTTCCACTCCTGGTGCCCCCCTGAGGCAGCTTTCAAGGTAGCAGACCGGATGGGATTCTATTTACAGGTAGAATGCCCGATCTGGAAGAACCAGGGAGTGGCTTATGATGAGAACAAGGCATTTGATGATTGGCTCTTCACTGAGTCCGAGATGATTGTAGCTGAGTATGGGAACCATCCCTCATTCCTCTTCTTTGCCAGTGGGAATGAGCCTGATGGCCGTGATAAGGAAGTCCTTGGACTTTGGGCAGCTACATGGAATGAGAAGGATGCAAGAAGACTGCATACCTCTGCATCTGGATGGCCTGCCTTGGAAGAGAATGCATATCAGGTGGTGCCTGAGCCCCGCATACAAGCCTGGGGTGAGGGATTGGATTCCAGAATTAACGCAAAGGCACCTGAGACCTGTAGTGATTACACAGCTATTTGTGAAAAGTATCCTGGCCCTGTGGTAACCCATGAGATGGGACAGTGGTGCGTATTTCCTGACTTCTCTGAGATGAAGGAGTATACGGGGTATTTGAAGCCACGCAACTTTGAGGTCTTTGCCGATATTCTCGAACGGCGTGGGCTATCTGACCAAGCGGATCAATTCCTGCAAGCCTCGGGGTTCCAGCAGGTGCTGTGCTACAAGGAAGAGATGGAGGCAGCCCTGAGGACAGGAAACCTTGCTGGGGTCCAGTTGCTGGCCCTCACTGACTTCCCTGGTCAAGGTACTGCCCTCGAGGGTGTGTTGAATGCTTTCTGGCAGGAGAAGGGTTACTGTAACGGTGAACAGTTCAGAAGGTTCTGTGATGATATCGTCTTACTTGCCAGACTTCCCAGGCGGTACTATATCGCAGGTGAAACACTGGAGGCAGAGATTGAGCTGGCAAACTTCGGTCGTGCTTCCCTCGAGCAACCGAAAGTAACCTGGAGCTTGCGCGACGAAAAGGGAAACCAGATACAATGTAGTTCTCTCCCAACTGAGCAGGCTGTAGGCAGGGGATTACAGCCCCTAGCAACCCTTTCTCTATCCATTCCCGAACTCGTTACTGCTCAGAAGCTGACTCTATCTGTTACGTTGGAAGATCCAAGGAAGGAAAACTCATGGGATATCTGGGTGTTCCCAAAAGAGGTGGAACTTGAGCCAAGGGATGTACTGGTAACGGATTGTTTGGATGAGAAGAGCCGTGGTGCGCTTCTTGATGGGAAAAAGGTTCTGTTACTCAGCTCTGGAGAACCGGAGGTAGCTTTGGGTTTCTCCTCTGTGTTCTGGAATACCTCCTGGACTGGTGGACAGGCACCCCATACCCTTGGGATGGTAGTGGACGCTGAGCATCTGGTCTTTTCTGAGTTCCCGACTGAGGATCATAGTGATTGGCAGTGGTGGGAGTTGGTACATGGCAGCAGTGCCATGGTCCTTGATGATCTTCCCCATGAGCTGTCCCCCATGGTACAGCCGATCGACACATGGTTTAGGAGTCATAAGCTTGGATTGCTGTTTGAGTGCATGATTGGTCCGGGTAAGTTGATGGTCTGTAGCATGGATCTGACTTCTGACCTGAAGCAGCGTAAGGTTGCTCGTCAGTTGTTCCATTCAATACTTTCTTATATGCAGAGTGATCAGTTTGCTCCTAATTGCAATCTTACGCTCGAAGAAATTGCTTCATTGGCACGGAATGAGGGAGAAATGAAATGATGAAGGCAGCAGTTCTCTATGGGAAAAAAGACTTACGTCTGGAAAAGGTTCCTGTACCAGAGCGGAAGGAACATGAGGTCCTGGTGCAAATCCTAGCCAATGGCCTTTGTGGGTCGGATATCCACTTCTTTACTGAGGGAAAACTTGGTCCCTTTGTGGTTGATGAGCCCTATATACCAGGTCACGAAGCGGTAGGAAAAGTGGTGGAAGGCCCTGGCTTCTCTGAAGGTGAGCTGGTGGTCATTGAACCAGGCATTCCCTGTGGGAAGTGTGAGTTCTGCCGTAGTGGACGGTATAACCTTTGCCCTGATGTCGTGTTTCTCTCTGCTCCTCCGGTCAATGGGACCTTTGCTGAGTATGTGGCTATTGATGGTTCCATGTTGCACCGACTTCCTGACGGGGTGTCGTTGGAAGAGGGTGCGTTGGTTGAGCCCTTGTCTGTCGGTATGCAGGCATGCAACCGGGCAGGTTTAAGGCCGGGCTCCTCTGTGGCCATTGTGGGGTCCGGCCCGATTGGGTTGATTACCATGCTGGTTGCCCGCTCTTTTGGGGCAAGTAAGATATTCATGATCGATGTGTTTGATTCCCGCCTAGAAAAAGCGAAGGAACTGGGAGCCGATGGTGTGATTCATGCAGGGAAGGACTCAACAATTGAACAGATTACTTCCTTAACCCATGGAAGAGGTGTTGATGTAGTGTTTGATACCTCCGGCTCCAGCAAGGGAGCCTCCTCCACACCGTTTTTAGCAAAGCGGGGTGGAGTGGTTGTCCTGGTCGGTTGGCCAGAGGTTTCCTCTTTTCCCTTCTCCATGGAGACAGTCATCGAGAAAGAGCTGGATGTCAGGGGAGTGAACCGATACTGTAATACTTTTGACCCAGTACTGTCTCTCTTGGCTTCCAAAGCTCTCTCTGTTGAAGGTATCATTTCTCACCGATTTCCCTTCGACCAGGTAGTGGAGGCATTTACCTTCGCATCCGAGCATCGGGGAGAGGTGTATAAGGTGATGATTGGATGATATACCACTAGTGCCATTTATAAAGATAAAGCGATTACTACAACGAGTCAGCTTCTGTTTTCTTAACAATTCAAGTGAACAATCAATACGTTTCTCTACAATGCAGCTAGTTCTTCCTGTGTGTTACGAATAGCCGTTTGTACGTCAATCTCTTTTTCCATCAGTTGGTAAAACCAGTTGCAAATGATGGTATCAACCTTATTCTGAGGAATAACCTTTCCCTCTGTATTTGTAGGTGGGATAATGGGTTTTCCATACTTGTATGATGAACAGTAAAGAGGGAACCAAGGATAGAGCTTCGCCAACTCGTCATTGAGATAGGTCTTGCGTACCGCAGAGAATCCGCCTAGGACCGCGAAATATGAACTAATGGTGTCCATGCATGCCCATTTGATGAATTCAAATGCCTGTGCTTTCTTTGTGCTGCTTGAGCTGATCCCAAGGCCCCATCCACCAAGGATCGGTATACCCCCAGGAATTTCACTGTATCCAATATTCTCTTCTTTGATGACTTGATCAGTTTGAAGGGCAATCTTATTGAAGAATGAAGGATAGGTGATGACCATTGCCGTCTCTCCGCAGAGAAAATCCTTGACCACACTCTCTTCATTGGATTCCAGATAATTGGGTTTGACATATTTCAACAAACGAAGTGTTGCAACATAGCTCTTAAGTACGTTCTGGTTATTCAGAAGAAGATTGGTCGAAGCTTTCGTAAGAGGATTATCCTTATTGAAAGAAAGCAACCTTAGGAAGATCTCAGGTGCGAGGCATTCAGGATAGGCCGCAGGGAAGGAAGTTCCGTAGTCAATGGAATCCGAATGTACGGTGAAGAACTGTGCTATGGCATTGAACTCTTTCCAAGTCTTTGGAGGTCTCAACCCAGTGCGAAATTTCTTCCTATATGCTGTTTGGTTGGTTTCATCTTCGAAAAGGTCTTTTCTGTAGTATAAAATCTGCGGAGCATACATAAACGGAAGACCAAATACTTTTTCTTTCCACTGCCCGAAGAATTCTGCAGAATTCGGGAAAAAGAGTTCATTGTATTTTTCTGAGTCCCTCGTCTTGTCGGTTATGTCGGCAAGAATCTCATTCTGTACCAGTGTTTCCAGCCAAGGGATATCGTACATGATGACATCACTTTGTCCCTGTGTTTGAGGATTTTGTTTTTCTTCCAATATCTTCTCAAGTAATTTTTGGTGAGAAATGACAGATATCTTGGGTTTAAAACTAAAATGTGCAGAGAAATTGTCTAGAATGCTGATAAGTGC containing:
- a CDS encoding extracellular solute-binding protein, with protein sequence MATIKDVSILAGVSIGTVSNYLNKSKPVSPETAKRIASAIDQTAYKPNYLAKNLRTKQYNDIGVLLPNFEDNYYIKVLEGIESVFRDTPYIINLALSYERKDYEKSCIETFAKKQICGLIVFTSIPDEWKKYYETFIERNIPLVLIDRKMEGLECSFVMNDNYTTLLELTRALIKDEKKNLFLFTGPEKYYCESECIRGFSTAFEHAAMEIPKNHIITPLLSKEDTFRAVVSMSSILKEQKPDAILTTSENKAKGIIESLLFLGYSQDDIPVVTLGEEHWNSLTYSDASLSTLRPAIKIGSTAASILVDEIERPVLESKNIIFSDRITGDTIENHHLFGIQERPKQFSGTDLNVLMLDTTQTHALISILDNFSAHFSFKPKISVISHQKLLEKILEEKQNPQTQGQSDVIMYDIPWLETLVQNEILADITDKTRDSEKYNELFFPNSAEFFGQWKEKVFGLPFMYAPQILYYRKDLFEDETNQTAYRKKFRTGLRPPKTWKEFNAIAQFFTVHSDSIDYGTSFPAAYPECLAPEIFLRLLSFNKDNPLTKASTNLLLNNQNVLKSYVATLRLLKYVKPNYLESNEESVVKDFLCGETAMVITYPSFFNKIALQTDQVIKEENIGYSEIPGGIPILGGWGLGISSSSTKKAQAFEFIKWACMDTISSYFAVLGGFSAVRKTYLNDELAKLYPWFPLYCSSYKYGKPIIPPTNTEGKVIPQNKVDTIICNWFYQLMEKEIDVQTAIRNTQEELAAL
- a CDS encoding carbohydrate ABC transporter permease: MRKHSRLSAGAWVMNIVVWVGGAFMLLPFIWMVSSSFKTTEEIFQPATFLPESLDGGNYARLFSSWPFSRWILNSLIVALFTTVLALVITSLAGYAFAKFRFKGRGKLFAVLLSSTMIPFPILVVPLFVVTSRLGMTNSLISLMLPFIAPPIGIFLMNQYASYVPNALLDSAKIDGAGDLRIFFQIALPIMVPALASLGIITFINSWNNFLWPLIAIRQELSMTLPIGMANMLTGVSAGSAPPYGPAMAASTLVCIPTVAIFLAVQKYYIRGLTAGAVKQ
- a CDS encoding NAD(P)-dependent alcohol dehydrogenase, whose translation is MMKAAVLYGKKDLRLEKVPVPERKEHEVLVQILANGLCGSDIHFFTEGKLGPFVVDEPYIPGHEAVGKVVEGPGFSEGELVVIEPGIPCGKCEFCRSGRYNLCPDVVFLSAPPVNGTFAEYVAIDGSMLHRLPDGVSLEEGALVEPLSVGMQACNRAGLRPGSSVAIVGSGPIGLITMLVARSFGASKIFMIDVFDSRLEKAKELGADGVIHAGKDSTIEQITSLTHGRGVDVVFDTSGSSKGASSTPFLAKRGGVVVLVGWPEVSSFPFSMETVIEKELDVRGVNRYCNTFDPVLSLLASKALSVEGIISHRFPFDQVVEAFTFASEHRGEVYKVMIG
- a CDS encoding sugar ABC transporter permease, which gives rise to MRTTMYKRTPYFFILPAYLVFLVFMFGPMIFSLVVSFFNWTGIKSPEFNGLDNLKGIATDSVFWLSVRNTLLYSAVSLFVVVPLSLLLALALDSPHLCGRLVVRAIYFAPIVTSTVAISQTFLMLFNTNFGLINRMLGVPIDWLGSRTLALIPVIVVIIWRWLGLTSIYFLAGLQGIDRELYDAAKVDGATTMQRFFSVTLPQLRPITFFVSMIILIGSMQIFDEPQILTGGGPSNATRSVVQYLYLRGFTQFRFGYASAIGLVLFIAIASFSVVQMRLRKESDL